The following proteins are co-located in the Hevea brasiliensis isolate MT/VB/25A 57/8 chromosome 11, ASM3005281v1, whole genome shotgun sequence genome:
- the LOC131170380 gene encoding probable leucine-rich repeat receptor-like protein kinase At1g68400 codes for MDRIPSKVLLIVIFLIIFPMSNSVEENVKQALAQFMANLSPGNGQNNQNWGWNLTSDPCNDEWVGVSCDSQSQTVKRIVLDEYNFTGTLDASSLCMVKSLAVLSLISNNIVGIIPEEIGNCTSLTHLYIRKNKFVGVIPDALSQLSNLERLDISNNHFSGVISTMSRISGLVSFLAQDNHLSGEIPEFDFVNLQQFNVSNNNFIGQIPDVQGRFDADSFSGNPGLCGKPLLNTCPPLAAPPFAEP; via the coding sequence ATGGATCGAATTCCTTCCAAGGTGCTCCTCATTGTCATCTTTCTAATTATCTTTCCCATGTCAAATTCAGTAGAAGAAAATGTGAAGCAGGCGCTAGCGCAGTTCATGGCTAACCTTTCACCAGGAAATGGCCAAAATAACCAGAACTGGGGTTGGAACTTGACTTCAGACCCCTGCAACGATGAATGGGTGGGCGTGTCCTGTGACTCGCAGTCGCAAACCGTTAAGAGGATAGTCCTTGATGAGTACAATTTCACTGGAACTCTTGATGCTTCTTCTTTATGCATGGTGAAGTCTCTTGCAGTCTTGAGCCTCATATCAAACAACATTGTTGGCATTATACCAGAAGAGATTGGAAATTGCACAAGCCTAACTCACTTGTATATAAGAAAGAACAAATTCGTGGGTGTCATTCCTGACGCTCTTTCCCAATTGAGTAACTTGGAAAGGCTCGATATATCAAACAATCACTTCTCTGGTGTGATTTCTACCATGTCTAGAATTTCAGGCCTGGTATCCTTCCTTGCTCAGGACAATCACCTTTCTGGGGAAATACCAGAATTTGATTTCGTCAATCTTCAGCAATTCAATGTCTCTAACAACAATTTCATCGGTCAAATTCCTGATGTCCAAGGTAGGTTTGATGCAGACAGCTTTTCTGGTAATCCTGGACTATGTGGAAAACCATTACTAAACACATGCCCACCTTTAGCTGCACCCCCATTTGCAGAACCATGA
- the LOC131170722 gene encoding probable F-box protein At4g22030 translates to MASLQASSLLSSSSSIVSSSKRINAAISVPKLPRIRFPVPKTPSTNLVEDLILRNGYTNTIPIEKSTVTLPRIDKEPSVNSSTSKATAKLYAILEAVADRVEMHQNMGEQRDNWNKLLLNSINMITLTATTMAGIAATGGAGAPLLALKLSSTLLFTAATGMLFIMNKIQPSQLAEEQRNATKLFRQLQRQIQTILALHDPTELDVRNAMDKVLALDKAYPLPLLGKMIEKFPAKFEPALWWPKPHDFQRKSKRPGKNRWSEELEMEMREVIEVIKGKDTEDCMRLGNLVLKINKILAISGPLLTGIAAAGSAFVGNGSWAAIVAVAAGALATTVNTFEHAGQVGMVVEMYRNCAGFFSLMEESIESSLEETDFDRREDGQTFEMKMALQLGRSLSELRDLAQKSSSSRIDGVEVDEFASKIF, encoded by the coding sequence ATGGCTTCTTTGCAAGCTTCAAGTCtcctctcctcctcctcctcgaTTGTATCTTCATCAAAAAGAATAAATGCTGCAATTTCTGTCCCTAAGCTTCCAAGAATCCGTTTCCCAGTTCCAAAAACACCATCAACAAACTTGGTTGAGGATCTGATTTTAAGAAATGGGTACACAAACACAATCCCTATAGAGAAAAGTACTGTGACCCTTCCCAGAATAGATAAGGAACCTTCTGTCAATTCCTCAACATCTAAAGCAACAGCCAAGCTTTATGCGATCTTAGAGGCTGTAGCTGATAGAGTGGAGATGCATCAGAATATGGGTGAGCAACGTGACAATTGGAACAAACTTCTTTTGAATTCCATTAACATGATCACTCTCACAGCTACAACCATGGCTGGTATTGCAGCAACTGGTGGGGCAGGAGCTCCTCTTTTGGCTTTGAAGCTATCGTCAACACTCTTGTTTACTGCAGCTACAGGGATGTTATTTATAATGAACAAAATACAGCCCTCACAGCTTGCAGAAGAGCAACGTAATGCTACAAAATTGTTTAGGCAGCTTCAGAGACAAATACAAACTATCCTTGCTCTTCATGATCCTACTGAGTTGGACGTGAGGAATGCAATGGACAAGGTATTGGCTCTTGACAAAGCTTACCCCCTTCCTTTGCTGGGGAAAATGATTGAGAAGTTTCCTGCAAAATTTGAGCCTGCACTTTGGTGGCCCAAACCTCATGACTTCCAAAGAAAAAGCAAAAGACCTGGAAAGAATAGGTGGAGTGAGGAGCTGGAAATGGAGATGAGGGAGGTTATTGAAGTGATAAAAGGAAAAGATACGGAAGATTGTATGAGGCTAGGAAATTTGGTATTGAAGATAAACAAGATTTTAGCCATCTCAGGTCCATTGCTCACAGGCATTGCAGCTGCTGGGTCTGCATTTGTGGGTAACGGTTCTTGGGCGGCAATAGTTGCAGTGGCTGCAGGTGCATTAGCTACCACAGTTAATACGTTTGAGCATGCTGGCCAGGTTGGTATGGTGGTTGAAATGTATAGAAACTGCGCTGGATTCTTCTCACTTATGGAGGAATCAATCGAGTCTTCATTAGAAGAAACAGATTTTGACAGAAGAGAAGATGGACAAACGTTTGAAATGAAGATGGCTTTACAGCTTGGAAGAAGCTTATCAGAGCTTAGAGATCTTGCCCAAAAATCTTCATCTTCTCGTATAGATGGAGTCGAAGTAGATGAATTCGCTAGCAAAATCttttga